The following are encoded in a window of Gramella sp. MT6 genomic DNA:
- a CDS encoding chloride channel protein, whose amino-acid sequence MAKLRRSWLHKFLTWKSRNLSHRQFLMIISALIGFIAGICAVTIKNLTHFIQILLKGDTFITYHNAFYFVFPVIGLLLVYLIFKFVIRKKVRQGIPATLYAISRQRGIMKRFQMYASLLTAPITVGFGGSVGLEAPTVATGASIGSNLSRLFLLNQTSRTLLIGCAAAGAMSSIFNAPIAAIIFAIEVFSLDLTLTSLLPLLIASVSAVLTSYFFYGSEIILPFQLEDAFTISEVPYYILLGILAAACSIYFTRVHFWLMKLMAHIRSGIIRLISCGLLLGLIIYFIPPLYGEGYSVVNNLLQENYLEALGTNLFNAYLENIWVVIILLMGLVIFKIFATTLTISAGGVGGIFAPVMFMGSAMGHCFALFINNIGIFKHQISVSNFTLVGMAGLMAGVLHAPLTAIFLIAELTHGYELFIPLMITAAISYMITSKFQPHSVYTMELAQRGDLLTHDKDQTVLTLMNISRVIEKNFIPLEIDMNLGDVIHKGVVKSSRNIFPVIDENRNFMGIILLDDIRSIMFNEKLYDEVKVQDIMQQAPEIIDIETDRMKMIMKKFQESNAWNLPVVKEGKYVGFISKSKMLTAYRQKLIEVTV is encoded by the coding sequence GTGGCGAAATTAAGGAGGTCGTGGCTACATAAGTTTTTGACCTGGAAATCCAGGAACTTATCTCATAGGCAATTCCTTATGATCATTAGTGCGCTTATTGGTTTCATCGCCGGGATTTGCGCTGTTACCATCAAAAACCTTACTCATTTTATACAGATCCTATTAAAGGGAGACACCTTTATCACCTATCATAATGCCTTTTATTTTGTATTCCCGGTGATCGGGCTGTTATTGGTATATCTTATCTTCAAATTTGTTATTCGAAAAAAAGTTCGACAGGGAATTCCTGCCACTTTATATGCCATTTCCAGGCAACGAGGAATCATGAAGAGGTTCCAGATGTATGCATCCTTGCTAACTGCACCAATTACCGTAGGTTTTGGTGGCTCGGTAGGACTCGAGGCTCCCACAGTAGCCACTGGAGCATCTATAGGTTCCAACCTTTCCCGGTTATTCTTATTGAACCAAACCAGCCGCACCCTGCTTATTGGTTGTGCCGCGGCCGGGGCAATGTCATCTATATTTAATGCTCCCATTGCGGCGATCATCTTTGCTATCGAGGTGTTTAGTCTAGACCTTACTTTGACCTCACTATTACCTTTATTAATCGCTTCGGTTTCGGCGGTTCTTACTTCCTATTTTTTCTACGGAAGTGAAATTATCCTGCCTTTCCAATTAGAAGATGCCTTTACAATTTCTGAAGTCCCCTATTATATCCTACTTGGTATTCTTGCAGCAGCTTGTTCTATATATTTTACAAGGGTACACTTCTGGCTCATGAAACTAATGGCACACATTAGGTCTGGCATTATAAGACTCATTTCCTGCGGACTTCTTTTAGGCCTGATCATCTATTTTATTCCGCCTTTATACGGGGAGGGATATAGCGTTGTAAACAACCTGCTTCAGGAAAATTACCTGGAGGCACTGGGCACAAATCTATTTAATGCCTACCTAGAAAATATCTGGGTAGTGATCATTTTGTTAATGGGTCTTGTAATTTTTAAGATTTTTGCTACAACCCTTACCATAAGTGCCGGCGGAGTGGGTGGTATTTTTGCTCCGGTAATGTTTATGGGAAGCGCTATGGGACATTGCTTTGCGCTGTTCATCAATAACATTGGAATATTCAAACATCAAATTTCAGTTAGTAATTTTACCCTGGTAGGAATGGCCGGACTTATGGCTGGGGTGTTGCATGCTCCATTAACGGCAATTTTCCTTATCGCAGAATTGACACATGGTTATGAACTTTTTATACCGCTTATGATCACCGCTGCCATTTCGTATATGATCACCAGTAAATTCCAGCCGCATTCTGTTTATACGATGGAACTGGCCCAAAGAGGCGATCTCCTTACCCACGATAAAGATCAAACTGTTCTTACCTTAATGAATATAAGCAGGGTCATAGAAAAGAATTTTATTCCATTGGAGATAGATATGAATCTTGGAGACGTTATCCACAAAGGTGTGGTAAAATCCTCCCGTAATATTTTTCCTGTGATCGATGAAAATCGTAATTTCATGGGTATCATCCTATTGGACGATATACGTTCTATCATGTTCAACGAAAAGCTTTATGACGAGGTAAAAGTGCAGGATATCATGCAGCAGGCACCTGAAATTATAGATATTGAAACCGACAGAATGAAAATGATCATGAAGAAATTCCAGGAAAGTAATGCCTGGAACCTTCCGGTAGTTAAAGAAGGAAAATATGTTGGATTTATTTCCAAATCTAAAATGCTTACAGCCTACAGGCAGAAATTAATAGAGGTAACAGTATAG
- the aspS gene encoding aspartate--tRNA ligase — protein MYRSHNCGELNAQQIGNKVTLSGWVQKVRNKGFMIWVDLRDRYGLTQLIFDEERSSKELMEKAGNLAREFVIQVEGSVIEREAKNPNMATGEIEVLVEDFKILNSSKTPPFTIEDETDGGEDLRMKYRYLDIRRNPVKNKLMFRHQVGMKVRNYLSNEGFIEIETPYLIKSTPEGARDFVVPSRMNEGQFYALPQSPQTFKQLLMVGGMDKYFQIVKCFRDEDLRADRQPEFTQIDCEMAFVEQEDILNIFEGLTRHLLKEIKGVDVAEFPRMTYDEAMKKYGNDKPDIRFGMEFAELDELAKNKGFNVFDQQELVVGIAVPGAASFTRKEIDNLISWVKRPQIGANGLVWAKYNEDGTLKSSVDKFYSQEDLTAWAEATGAKSGDLILVMAGDAAKTRTQLSALRMHLGNELGLRKSDEFAPLWVVDFPLLEWDEETKRFHAMHHPFTSPKKEDFALLETEPGKVRANAYDLVLNGNEIGGGSIRIHDKETQSQMFKYLGFTPEEAREQFGFLMDAFQYGAPPHGGIAFGFDRLVAILGGQESIRDFIAFPKNNAGRDVMIDAPAKLDNDQLDELHLQLKL, from the coding sequence ATGTACAGAAGTCATAACTGCGGTGAACTAAACGCACAACAGATCGGTAACAAAGTAACTCTCTCTGGATGGGTTCAAAAAGTTAGAAATAAAGGTTTTATGATCTGGGTGGATCTTCGTGATCGCTACGGTTTAACTCAGTTGATATTTGATGAGGAACGCTCGTCTAAAGAGCTTATGGAAAAGGCCGGAAACCTGGCTCGTGAGTTCGTTATCCAGGTTGAAGGAAGCGTGATCGAGAGAGAGGCTAAAAACCCGAATATGGCCACCGGCGAGATAGAAGTCCTGGTAGAAGACTTCAAGATCCTCAATTCTTCTAAAACCCCTCCTTTTACCATCGAAGATGAAACTGATGGTGGCGAAGATCTTAGAATGAAATACAGATACCTGGACATTCGACGTAATCCGGTTAAGAACAAGTTGATGTTCCGCCACCAGGTTGGAATGAAGGTGAGGAATTATCTATCTAACGAAGGCTTTATCGAAATTGAAACTCCTTACCTGATAAAATCCACTCCTGAAGGTGCCCGTGACTTTGTAGTACCTAGTAGAATGAATGAGGGTCAGTTCTATGCCCTGCCTCAATCACCTCAAACTTTCAAACAGTTATTGATGGTTGGTGGAATGGATAAATATTTCCAGATCGTTAAGTGTTTCAGGGATGAAGACCTTAGGGCAGATCGCCAGCCGGAATTTACTCAGATAGACTGCGAAATGGCCTTTGTGGAACAGGAAGATATCCTGAATATTTTCGAAGGTCTCACCAGGCATTTGCTTAAAGAGATCAAAGGTGTAGACGTAGCCGAATTCCCAAGAATGACTTATGATGAGGCCATGAAAAAGTATGGGAATGACAAACCAGATATTCGTTTTGGGATGGAATTCGCTGAACTTGATGAACTGGCAAAGAATAAAGGCTTCAATGTATTCGATCAGCAGGAATTAGTGGTTGGAATTGCCGTTCCAGGAGCTGCTTCTTTCACCAGAAAAGAGATCGATAATCTTATTTCATGGGTTAAAAGACCTCAGATCGGTGCAAACGGACTGGTTTGGGCGAAATATAATGAGGACGGAACTTTAAAATCTTCTGTAGATAAGTTCTATTCTCAGGAAGATCTTACTGCCTGGGCAGAAGCTACCGGCGCAAAATCGGGAGACCTTATTCTGGTTATGGCAGGAGATGCGGCAAAGACAAGAACGCAACTTAGCGCCTTAAGGATGCATTTAGGAAATGAGCTTGGATTAAGAAAATCTGATGAATTTGCGCCATTATGGGTCGTGGATTTCCCACTTCTGGAATGGGATGAAGAGACCAAAAGATTCCACGCAATGCACCACCCGTTTACTTCTCCAAAGAAAGAAGATTTCGCGCTTCTGGAAACAGAACCAGGAAAAGTGCGAGCAAACGCATATGACCTTGTGCTGAACGGTAACGAAATTGGAGGTGGATCTATTAGAATTCATGATAAGGAAACCCAGTCTCAAATGTTCAAATATCTTGGATTCACTCCTGAAGAAGCCAGGGAACAATTTGGATTTTTGATGGATGCATTCCAGTATGGTGCACCACCTCATGGCGGAATCGCCTTTGGTTTTGACAGGCTGGTAGCTATCCTTGGAGGCCAGGAAAGTATTAGAGATTTCATCGCCTTCCCGAAAAATAACGCGGGCCGTGATGTGATGATCGATGCTCCTGCGAAATTAGACAATGATCAACTTGACGAATTACATCTTCAACTGAAATTATAA